A window of Tautonia plasticadhaerens contains these coding sequences:
- a CDS encoding M16 family metallopeptidase: protein MQATRRGALIAALVLVGAGPATAAPQDEPRRPQIPDLGVETYALPNGLEVILHEDHTIPVVAVNVWYKVGSKDEAEGRTGFAHLFEHLMFQGSQNLEGEYFAPLEPIGADLNGSTNTDRTNYYEVVPSNALELALWLEADRMGFLLPTLTQESLDNQRDVVKNERRQRIDNVPYGQVQERILGALYPGDHPYHHSVIGSMEDLSAATLDDVKNFFRRYYNPNNASLCLAGDFDPAEAKALIEKYFGPIPAGPEPEPIPTRVPTLDVSVDLAITDRVSLPRVYLSWPTVPQGHPDEQALDVLGDVLGQLDKESRLEKAMVYDEPLASQVFAYHGADALSGTFAVIATGRPDGVLDDLVAVIDREIARLQREGATPDEVLKSQNTTESGLVFGLQDVGTRADFFNSNNVNFGDPLAYRDRLQELFDVTAEDVRRVANQYLTPDRVRMDVTPGSPTPRPPEVASNAARDVEFVAEDPAIEDAFDRSIQPGTGEAPEFSPPPVERRALENGLEVLVVSRPQLPILTMDLVVKGGGALVPEAKDGVAELLADLLTEGTADKDAQELAGALSRIGASIYASAGIEAMTVSLSTLTKHTDDALDLFAEVVLNPAFRDADLERQRDLLLAGLLRQRDSATSIADNVFPILLYGESHPYGRPVEGTLETVPSITRDDVAAFHSLLFRPNNAALIVVGDTTADAIVDRLERSPIGRWAPGEVPAFNLPEPAPSPAGTLYLVDRPESAQSVLSVGEIGLPRDTPDYFPATLLNAVFGGQFSSRINLNLREDKGYTYGARSGFSFRKGAGPFSAGASVQTAVTAPALSELHRELVEITGDRPVTEQELADARGKLVLGFPGDFETAGSVASQLEALVLYGLPDDYFTTYQDALEAVTLEQVREAATRHLHPGKMTMLVVGDRDAIASELESLPFVPSITLRDPQGDPVESADGAESEGGR from the coding sequence ATGCAAGCAACGCGCCGAGGCGCCCTCATCGCCGCCCTGGTCCTGGTCGGGGCCGGCCCGGCGACGGCCGCCCCCCAGGACGAGCCCAGACGCCCCCAGATCCCGGACCTGGGGGTCGAGACCTACGCCCTGCCCAACGGCCTGGAGGTGATCCTCCACGAGGACCACACCATCCCCGTCGTGGCGGTGAACGTCTGGTACAAGGTCGGCTCCAAGGACGAGGCCGAGGGCCGCACCGGCTTCGCCCACCTCTTCGAGCACCTGATGTTCCAGGGCTCCCAGAACCTCGAGGGGGAGTACTTCGCCCCGCTGGAGCCGATCGGCGCCGACCTCAACGGCAGCACCAACACCGACCGCACCAATTACTACGAGGTCGTCCCCAGCAACGCCCTGGAGCTGGCCCTCTGGCTGGAGGCCGACCGCATGGGCTTCCTGCTGCCCACCTTGACGCAGGAGTCGCTGGACAACCAGCGGGACGTGGTCAAGAACGAGCGGCGCCAGCGGATCGACAACGTCCCCTACGGCCAGGTCCAGGAGCGGATCCTCGGCGCCCTCTACCCGGGCGACCACCCCTACCACCACAGCGTCATCGGCTCGATGGAGGACCTCTCGGCCGCCACCCTGGACGACGTGAAGAACTTCTTCCGGCGGTACTACAACCCGAACAACGCCAGCCTCTGCCTGGCCGGCGACTTCGACCCGGCCGAGGCGAAGGCCCTGATCGAGAAGTACTTCGGCCCCATCCCCGCCGGCCCCGAGCCCGAGCCGATCCCGACCCGGGTGCCGACCCTGGACGTGTCGGTGGACCTGGCGATCACCGACCGAGTCTCGCTCCCCCGGGTGTACCTCTCCTGGCCGACCGTACCCCAGGGGCACCCGGACGAGCAGGCGCTCGACGTGCTCGGCGACGTGCTCGGCCAGCTCGACAAGGAGAGCCGGCTGGAGAAGGCGATGGTCTACGACGAGCCGCTGGCCAGCCAGGTCTTCGCCTACCACGGCGCCGACGCCCTCTCGGGCACCTTCGCCGTGATCGCCACCGGCCGGCCCGACGGCGTGCTCGACGACCTCGTGGCGGTGATCGACCGGGAGATCGCCCGGCTCCAGCGGGAGGGGGCGACCCCGGACGAGGTGCTCAAGTCGCAGAACACGACCGAGAGCGGCCTGGTCTTCGGCCTCCAGGACGTCGGCACCCGGGCCGACTTCTTTAACAGCAACAACGTCAACTTCGGCGACCCGCTCGCCTACCGGGACCGGCTCCAGGAGCTCTTCGACGTGACCGCCGAGGACGTCCGTCGGGTCGCCAACCAGTACCTGACCCCCGACCGGGTCCGGATGGACGTGACCCCCGGCTCGCCGACCCCCCGGCCCCCCGAGGTGGCCTCGAACGCCGCCCGGGACGTCGAGTTCGTGGCCGAGGACCCGGCGATCGAGGACGCCTTCGACCGCTCGATCCAGCCCGGGACCGGCGAGGCCCCCGAGTTCTCCCCGCCCCCGGTCGAGCGCCGGGCCCTGGAGAACGGCCTGGAGGTGTTGGTCGTCAGCCGCCCGCAACTGCCGATCCTGACGATGGACCTGGTCGTCAAGGGGGGGGGCGCGCTGGTGCCCGAGGCCAAGGACGGCGTCGCCGAGCTGCTCGCCGACCTCTTGACCGAGGGGACCGCCGACAAGGACGCCCAGGAGCTGGCCGGGGCCCTCTCCCGGATCGGGGCCTCGATCTATGCCTCGGCGGGGATCGAGGCGATGACCGTCTCCCTCTCCACGCTGACCAAGCACACCGACGACGCCCTCGACCTGTTCGCCGAAGTGGTGCTCAACCCCGCCTTCCGGGACGCCGACCTCGAACGCCAGCGGGACCTGCTGCTGGCCGGCCTGCTCCGGCAACGGGACAGCGCCACCTCGATCGCCGACAACGTCTTCCCGATCCTGCTCTACGGCGAGTCCCACCCCTACGGCCGGCCCGTCGAGGGGACCCTGGAGACGGTGCCGTCGATCACCCGGGACGACGTGGCCGCGTTCCACTCCCTGCTGTTCCGGCCCAACAACGCCGCCCTGATCGTCGTCGGCGACACGACGGCCGACGCCATCGTCGACCGGCTCGAGCGGTCGCCGATCGGCCGCTGGGCCCCCGGCGAGGTGCCCGCCTTCAACCTCCCCGAGCCCGCGCCGTCCCCGGCCGGGACGCTCTACCTGGTCGACCGGCCCGAGTCGGCCCAGTCGGTGCTCTCGGTCGGCGAGATCGGCCTGCCCCGAGACACGCCGGACTACTTCCCGGCCACCCTGCTCAACGCCGTCTTCGGCGGCCAGTTCTCCAGCCGGATCAACCTGAACCTGCGGGAGGACAAGGGCTACACCTACGGCGCCCGCTCCGGGTTCTCCTTCCGCAAGGGTGCCGGCCCCTTCTCGGCCGGGGCCTCGGTGCAGACGGCCGTCACCGCCCCGGCGCTCTCGGAGCTGCACCGCGAGCTGGTCGAGATCACCGGGGACCGCCCCGTGACCGAGCAGGAGCTGGCCGACGCCCGGGGCAAGCTCGTCCTCGGCTTCCCCGGCGACTTCGAGACCGCCGGGAGCGTCGCCTCGCAGCTGGAGGCCCTGGTCCTCTACGGCCTGCCGGACGACTACTTCACCACCTACCAGGACGCGCTGGAGGCCGTCACGCTGGAGCAGGTCCGGGAGGCGGCGACGCGGCACCTCCACCCGGGCAAGATGACCATGCTCGTCGTCGGCGACCGCGACGCGATCGCCTCGGAGCTGGAGTCCCTGCCGTTCGTGCCCTCGATCACCCTGCGGGATCCCCAGGGCGACCCGGTCGAATCTGCCGACGGGGCCGAATCCGAAGGCGGGCGCTGA
- a CDS encoding zinc-dependent metalloprotease: MIRFPWATGLLAMLLLAGLPGPSIAQDEPEPKDDEPKAEADEGKKDDEKEDASESKNGVKPYDEVITEDATTDPGLFLVHRADGKVYYEIPTDALDVPMLWVTQIAQTSKGRDIMGTLGDDLVVRWELREDDEKILLRQVRFAMRAEEGDPIAGAVEASNLSPIIMAFPVAAYGKDKAPVVDVTGLFTEDVAELSVKERLGAERVDPKRTFIEQAKSFPENVEVKVLTTYNPRPPRGGDDGPPAFFGPSGDDTITAVVHHSMVKLPDDPMEPRRYDDRVGYFTVGFDDYSSDEHQVDEIRYITRWRLEKEDPEAEVSDPVEPIVFYVGREVPEKWRPFVKQGIEAWQGAFEEAGFSNAILAKDAPDPREDPDWDAEDARYSSIRWLPTDVQNAMGPHVHDPRTGEILESDIQMYHNVIKLCRDWYFVQASPNDERAQDLPLPDDLMGELIAYVVSHEVGHTLGFPHNMKASSSYTVEELRSKEFTEEYGTEASIMDYGRFNYVAQPGDGARLIPIIGPYDEFAVEWGYRRFESEEAEEQGLAALVEKQLDDPKLRFGDPNPGEDPSQQTEDLGSDPVLATELGLKNLERVAGFLVEATGEEGENYDLLRNMYDQLVGQFRRETGHVANVVGGFYRNNAWYGDADTQFEAIAPEQQQKAVAFLIEHAFRTPEFLVRPDVLLRLEADGAADRILGMQRSLLGSLMDESRLKRMAEHASRADEGEPYRPIDLIRDLSDGIFAELDPEQAGAIDLYRRNLQRAYVDMLIEQVKADSNVSDLPALARGELRRLLDSIREGLAPDDVERDPTSQYHLQDLRDRIAQALDPRGVLEGVDVAGD, encoded by the coding sequence ATGATTCGCTTCCCCTGGGCCACCGGACTGCTCGCGATGCTCCTGCTCGCCGGCCTGCCGGGGCCCTCGATCGCGCAGGACGAGCCCGAGCCGAAGGACGACGAGCCCAAGGCCGAGGCCGACGAGGGCAAGAAGGACGACGAGAAGGAGGACGCGTCGGAGTCAAAGAACGGCGTGAAGCCCTACGACGAGGTGATCACCGAGGACGCGACGACCGACCCCGGCCTGTTCCTCGTCCACCGGGCCGACGGCAAGGTCTACTACGAGATCCCGACCGACGCCCTCGACGTCCCCATGCTCTGGGTGACCCAGATCGCCCAGACCTCGAAGGGCCGGGACATCATGGGCACCCTCGGCGACGACCTGGTCGTCCGCTGGGAGCTCCGGGAGGACGACGAGAAGATCCTCCTCCGCCAGGTCCGCTTCGCCATGAGGGCCGAGGAGGGCGACCCGATCGCCGGGGCCGTCGAGGCGTCGAACCTCTCCCCCATCATCATGGCCTTCCCCGTGGCCGCCTACGGCAAGGACAAGGCCCCGGTGGTCGACGTGACCGGCCTGTTCACCGAGGACGTGGCCGAGCTGAGCGTGAAGGAACGCCTGGGGGCCGAGCGGGTCGACCCCAAGCGGACCTTCATCGAGCAGGCCAAGTCCTTCCCGGAGAACGTCGAGGTCAAGGTCCTGACCACCTACAACCCCCGCCCCCCCCGGGGGGGCGACGACGGCCCCCCGGCCTTCTTCGGCCCCTCCGGGGACGACACGATCACGGCGGTCGTCCACCACAGCATGGTCAAGCTGCCGGACGACCCGATGGAGCCCCGCCGCTACGACGACCGGGTCGGCTACTTCACCGTCGGCTTCGACGACTACTCCAGCGACGAGCACCAGGTCGACGAGATCCGCTACATCACCCGATGGCGCCTGGAGAAGGAGGATCCCGAGGCCGAGGTCAGCGACCCCGTCGAGCCGATCGTCTTCTACGTCGGCCGGGAGGTCCCCGAGAAGTGGCGGCCGTTCGTGAAGCAGGGGATCGAGGCCTGGCAGGGGGCCTTCGAGGAGGCCGGCTTCTCCAACGCGATCCTCGCGAAGGACGCCCCCGACCCGAGGGAGGACCCCGACTGGGACGCCGAGGACGCGCGGTACAGCTCCATCCGGTGGCTGCCCACCGACGTCCAGAACGCGATGGGCCCCCACGTCCACGACCCGAGGACCGGCGAGATCCTCGAGTCCGACATCCAGATGTATCACAACGTCATCAAGCTCTGCCGGGACTGGTACTTCGTCCAGGCCTCGCCCAACGACGAGCGGGCCCAGGACCTCCCCCTGCCCGACGACCTGATGGGGGAGCTGATCGCCTACGTCGTCAGCCACGAGGTCGGCCACACGCTCGGCTTCCCGCACAACATGAAGGCCAGCTCGTCCTACACCGTCGAGGAGCTCCGCAGCAAGGAATTCACGGAGGAGTACGGCACCGAGGCGTCGATCATGGACTACGGCCGGTTCAACTACGTCGCCCAGCCCGGCGACGGCGCCCGGCTCATCCCCATCATCGGCCCCTATGACGAGTTCGCCGTCGAGTGGGGCTACCGCCGGTTCGAGAGCGAGGAGGCCGAGGAGCAGGGGCTCGCCGCGCTGGTCGAGAAGCAGCTCGACGACCCCAAGCTCCGCTTCGGCGACCCCAACCCCGGCGAGGACCCCTCGCAGCAGACCGAGGACCTCGGCTCCGACCCCGTGCTCGCCACCGAGCTGGGCCTGAAGAACCTGGAGCGCGTGGCCGGCTTCCTCGTCGAGGCCACCGGCGAGGAGGGGGAGAACTACGACCTCCTCCGCAACATGTACGACCAGCTCGTCGGCCAGTTCCGCCGCGAGACCGGCCACGTCGCCAACGTCGTCGGCGGCTTCTACCGCAACAACGCCTGGTACGGCGACGCCGACACGCAGTTCGAGGCCATCGCCCCCGAACAGCAGCAAAAGGCCGTCGCCTTCCTGATCGAGCATGCCTTCCGGACGCCCGAGTTCCTCGTCCGGCCCGACGTCCTGCTCCGCCTGGAGGCCGACGGCGCCGCCGACCGCATCCTCGGCATGCAGCGGAGCCTGCTCGGCTCCCTGATGGACGAGTCCCGCCTGAAGCGGATGGCCGAGCACGCCTCCCGGGCCGACGAGGGGGAGCCGTACCGCCCGATCGACCTGATCCGCGACCTCTCCGACGGCATCTTCGCCGAGCTGGACCCGGAGCAGGCCGGGGCGATCGACCTCTACCGCCGGAACCTCCAGCGGGCCTACGTCGACATGCTCATCGAGCAGGTCAAGGCCGACTCGAACGTCTCCGACCTGCCCGCCCTGGCCCGGGGAGAGCTGCGGAGGCTGCTCGACTCGATCCGGGAAGGACTCGCGCCCGACGACGTGGAACGCGACCCGACCTCGCAGTACCACCTCCAGGACCTCCGGGACCGGATCGCCCAGGCCCTCGACCCCCGAGGCGTCCTCGAGGGCGTCGACGTCGCCGGCGACTGA
- a CDS encoding TIGR03067 domain-containing protein: MKTLLINSVVFYILTASGASEPQRDKERFQGTWLLVSMQINGIDRYDAGQGMKWIFTGGKLTASGILNGEEKAAPGTFSIDPSKDPKTIDLRFDDKVTYKGAYKFEDGRLKVCYHAGDRPTEFTSRAGSENVLMEFEPEKPR, translated from the coding sequence ATGAAAACGCTCCTGATAAACTCAGTCGTGTTCTACATCCTGACCGCTTCGGGAGCCTCTGAGCCTCAGAGGGACAAGGAGAGGTTCCAAGGGACTTGGCTTCTGGTGTCGATGCAAATCAACGGCATCGACCGATACGACGCTGGACAGGGCATGAAATGGATCTTCACCGGAGGCAAACTGACCGCCTCAGGCATCCTAAACGGTGAAGAGAAGGCGGCACCTGGAACCTTCTCGATCGACCCGAGCAAAGACCCCAAGACGATCGACCTTCGCTTCGATGACAAGGTCACCTACAAGGGGGCCTACAAGTTCGAGGACGGTCGCCTGAAGGTTTGCTACCACGCAGGAGACCGTCCCACCGAATTCACCAGTCGGGCGGGTTCCGAGAACGTCCTGATGGAGTTCGAGCCAGAGAAGCCTCGTTGA
- a CDS encoding DUF4394 domain-containing protein: MTIGYGPDGARPGANHTRETQKMAHGNLGRRRDRSARISPGGAARRRRPTVDRLEERTLLAVTSSFAAGVLTIASDAADAITVGLSGGNVLVNGADPDSGALAATDVISIDVTGGPGGNAIDLGAVSATGFENLAEVSVDGLAGDDTIIGSALADALLGGAGDDMIFGLGGADTIQGGTGDDTLVGGQGGDQIFGDTSGDEAATLVGLDATGVALLRFSADDPTVILSTTPITDIPGAETIVGIDARPSTGQIYALTNEAGTGRLYTIDPETGAATIASMVSEALDGTDFGVDFNPTVDLLRIVSDADQDLRVDVASGAATVDGALAYATGDPNEGADPNVVGAAYFNPVAGATSTALFDIDTGLDILAAQNPPNDGTLSTIGELGVGDVTAVLGFDILPGSDRALASMVVDGSAGLYEIDLVSGAATPVGDIGDGTIPVGGLTVLADGPLESDDDTIIWNNTDGSDTIEGGIGTDTQVVNGSSAADAFEIVEGATPGRLSFSRTSPGPFTLDIGAVEVLDVNGRLGDDTFVVADLSGVADLTAVNLMGDEGNDAFAFLDGGSVLAGRIDGGAGSDTISYDGYTTPITVDLDTGPQSYRAVLDGAQEVPPTSSPATGIGTFVLNAAGTELTFTVTYEGLVGQLLGAIGAHFHAPATPGENAPIVRPLTPAELNGSTVPDGTFSGVWTSTDAQPLTPELVEDLRNGLVYFNIHTTDFPAGEIRGQILLVGTEATATGVAELVNVENVVGGQAGDTITGGDTANSLVGGRGGDTIMGGSGDDTIIWNNGDGSDLIDGQEGVDTQVVNGAPAGDDFEVSANGTRLSFQRTNLIPFTLDIGTVEALEVNAGLGTDTVTINDLTGVADLERIDVDGESDNDSIDATALPAGLVAATLRGGPGNDTILGSQGDDSIFGGQGDDTIVGGRGADQIVAGITAEDALFAAVTSDNTALIFTADATAVVDTVTFTGLEEGETVIGADYRAGEALDVLYLVTDQGRIYTSPPTGEVTLLSTLTADPDDPTDPFDGLDGTSFGVDFNPVPDRLRVVSNTGQNLRIDVDTGATITDGDLAFAAGDPNAGGTPDVVAAAYTNSVAGATSTMLFDVDATLDALLSQLPPNDGTLNTIGLLGADTSEQAGLDILPGAEQTAFASLTVGGVVGLYRVDLSTGSALLVGTIGDGTAPIVGLAAAPDNDTIIWNNGDGSDVVDGGLGVDVQQVNGSGADETFAISAGPGGRVLFQRTNPGPFSIDLGTVERIEVSSVGGNDSVTVGDLGTVEGLVGISADLGEGDDLLDASGLVAALPVVGGGGDGNDTLIGGPGNDTLDGGPGNNRLVPNAGENVVRNGKTTAGDYDGDGIADLSSYLFDEFLGAGIFQLELSTGGQRVEQFSGLSENDIPITGDFDGDGLADLAVVQPFGNDTQPDASVWAYIQSSDDTRVEIPFGATGALDRPAPADYDGDAITDLATFRADSDLTPGAAEWFVRPSSDVNAGFRVVFGAPGGTDLPAIADYDADGKADIATFRPIPTAQDLANGVPQVAQTFILPSGVNQPLYATTAGAQRFLFGAPDNADQPVPADYNGDGRDDIGLFRSVTDLPTGDRWFILPSSGAFPGVANGFPVNFGEDGDIAAVSDYTGDGAPDLAVYDTDAGIWTIGDTDGNTTSTRTFNPTGLPAVPVLSPLFFRLSFTGNIPAASTALARAEADPGTGSASRGLLGPLVDEVLDDLDDLPNLD; encoded by the coding sequence ATGACGATCGGGTACGGCCCGGACGGGGCCCGGCCCGGGGCGAATCACACCAGGGAGACGCAGAAGATGGCACATGGGAACCTCGGACGTCGTCGGGACCGGTCGGCCCGGATCAGCCCCGGGGGGGCGGCCCGGAGGCGTCGGCCGACGGTCGACCGGCTGGAGGAGCGGACGCTGCTGGCCGTCACGTCGAGCTTCGCCGCCGGCGTGCTGACGATCGCCAGCGACGCGGCGGACGCGATCACGGTCGGCCTCTCCGGCGGCAACGTCCTGGTCAACGGCGCCGACCCGGACTCGGGCGCCCTGGCGGCGACCGACGTCATCTCGATCGACGTGACCGGCGGGCCCGGCGGCAACGCGATCGACCTGGGGGCCGTCTCGGCCACCGGCTTCGAGAACCTGGCCGAGGTGTCGGTCGACGGCCTCGCCGGGGACGACACGATCATCGGCTCGGCCCTGGCCGACGCCCTGCTCGGCGGCGCCGGCGACGACATGATCTTCGGCCTGGGGGGCGCCGACACGATCCAGGGCGGCACCGGGGACGACACCCTGGTCGGCGGCCAGGGGGGCGACCAGATCTTCGGCGACACCTCGGGCGACGAGGCCGCCACGCTCGTCGGGCTGGACGCGACGGGGGTGGCCCTGCTGCGGTTCTCGGCCGACGACCCGACGGTGATCCTCTCGACGACGCCGATCACCGACATCCCCGGGGCCGAGACGATCGTCGGCATCGACGCCCGGCCGTCGACCGGCCAGATCTACGCCCTGACCAACGAGGCGGGGACCGGCCGGCTGTATACGATCGACCCCGAGACCGGGGCCGCGACGATCGCCTCCATGGTCTCCGAGGCCCTGGACGGCACCGACTTCGGCGTCGACTTCAACCCGACCGTCGACCTGCTCCGGATCGTCAGCGACGCCGACCAGGACCTCCGGGTCGACGTCGCCAGCGGCGCGGCCACGGTCGACGGGGCGCTGGCCTATGCGACCGGCGACCCCAACGAGGGGGCCGACCCCAATGTCGTGGGGGCCGCCTACTTCAACCCGGTCGCCGGGGCGACCTCGACGGCCCTCTTCGACATCGACACCGGCCTCGACATCCTGGCCGCGCAGAACCCGCCCAACGACGGCACGCTGAGCACGATCGGCGAGCTGGGGGTGGGGGACGTGACCGCGGTGCTCGGCTTCGACATCCTGCCCGGATCCGACCGGGCGCTGGCCTCGATGGTCGTCGACGGCTCGGCCGGGCTCTATGAAATCGACCTGGTCAGCGGGGCGGCCACGCCCGTCGGCGACATCGGCGACGGGACGATCCCGGTCGGCGGCCTGACGGTGCTGGCCGACGGCCCGCTGGAGTCGGACGACGACACGATCATCTGGAACAACACCGACGGCAGCGACACGATCGAGGGCGGGATCGGCACGGATACCCAGGTCGTCAACGGCTCCTCGGCGGCCGACGCCTTCGAGATCGTCGAGGGGGCCACGCCGGGCCGGCTCTCGTTCTCCCGGACCTCGCCCGGGCCGTTCACCCTGGACATCGGCGCCGTCGAGGTGCTGGACGTCAACGGCAGGCTCGGCGACGACACGTTCGTCGTCGCCGACCTCTCCGGGGTGGCCGACCTGACGGCCGTCAACCTGATGGGCGACGAGGGCAACGACGCCTTCGCCTTCCTCGACGGCGGCTCGGTGCTCGCCGGCCGGATCGACGGCGGCGCCGGCAGCGACACGATCAGCTACGACGGCTACACCACCCCCATCACCGTCGACCTCGACACCGGCCCGCAGTCCTACCGGGCCGTGCTGGACGGCGCCCAGGAGGTGCCCCCCACCTCCTCCCCGGCGACGGGCATCGGCACCTTCGTCCTGAACGCGGCCGGCACGGAGCTGACCTTCACCGTCACCTACGAGGGCCTGGTCGGGCAGCTGCTCGGCGCGATCGGCGCCCACTTCCACGCCCCGGCGACGCCCGGGGAGAACGCGCCGATCGTCCGGCCCCTGACCCCGGCCGAGCTGAACGGCTCGACGGTGCCCGACGGCACCTTCTCCGGCGTCTGGACCTCGACCGACGCCCAGCCGCTGACCCCCGAGCTGGTCGAGGACCTCCGCAACGGCCTGGTCTACTTCAACATCCACACCACCGACTTCCCCGCCGGCGAGATCCGGGGCCAGATCCTCCTGGTCGGCACCGAGGCCACCGCCACGGGGGTCGCCGAGCTGGTCAACGTCGAGAACGTCGTCGGCGGCCAGGCCGGCGACACGATCACCGGCGGCGACACGGCCAACAGCCTCGTCGGCGGCCGGGGCGGCGACACGATCATGGGGGGCTCCGGCGACGACACGATCATCTGGAACAACGGCGACGGCTCCGACCTGATCGACGGCCAGGAAGGCGTCGACACCCAGGTGGTCAACGGCGCCCCGGCCGGCGACGACTTCGAGGTCTCCGCGAACGGCACCCGGCTGTCCTTCCAGCGGACCAACCTCATCCCCTTCACGCTCGACATCGGCACGGTCGAGGCCCTGGAGGTCAACGCCGGGCTCGGCACCGACACCGTCACCATCAACGACCTGACCGGCGTCGCCGACCTGGAGCGGATCGACGTCGACGGCGAGTCCGACAACGACTCGATCGACGCCACCGCCCTGCCCGCCGGCCTGGTGGCGGCCACCCTGCGGGGGGGGCCCGGCAACGACACGATCCTGGGGAGCCAGGGCGACGACTCGATCTTCGGCGGCCAGGGGGACGACACGATCGTCGGCGGCCGGGGGGCCGACCAGATCGTCGCCGGGATCACGGCCGAGGACGCCCTGTTCGCCGCGGTGACCTCCGACAACACGGCCCTGATCTTCACGGCCGACGCCACCGCCGTGGTCGACACCGTCACCTTCACCGGCCTGGAGGAGGGGGAGACCGTCATCGGCGCCGACTACCGGGCCGGCGAGGCCCTGGACGTCCTCTACCTCGTCACCGACCAGGGCCGGATCTACACCTCGCCCCCCACCGGCGAGGTCACCCTGCTCTCGACCCTGACGGCCGACCCGGACGACCCGACCGACCCGTTCGACGGCCTCGACGGGACCAGCTTCGGCGTCGACTTCAACCCCGTACCCGACCGGCTCCGGGTCGTCAGCAACACCGGCCAGAACCTCCGGATCGACGTCGACACCGGGGCGACCATCACCGACGGCGACCTCGCCTTCGCCGCCGGGGACCCCAACGCCGGGGGGACGCCCGACGTCGTCGCGGCCGCCTACACCAACAGCGTCGCCGGCGCGACGAGCACCATGCTCTTCGACGTCGACGCGACGCTCGACGCCCTGCTCTCCCAGCTGCCCCCCAACGACGGCACCCTGAACACGATCGGCCTGCTGGGGGCCGACACCTCCGAGCAGGCCGGGCTGGACATCCTGCCCGGGGCCGAGCAGACGGCCTTCGCCTCGCTCACCGTCGGGGGCGTGGTCGGGCTCTACCGGGTCGACCTCTCGACCGGGTCGGCCCTGCTCGTCGGCACGATCGGCGACGGCACCGCGCCGATCGTCGGCCTGGCCGCGGCGCCGGACAACGACACGATCATCTGGAACAACGGCGACGGCTCCGACGTGGTCGACGGCGGCCTCGGGGTCGACGTCCAGCAGGTCAACGGCAGCGGCGCCGACGAGACCTTCGCCATCTCCGCCGGCCCCGGCGGCCGGGTCCTCTTCCAGCGGACCAATCCCGGCCCGTTCAGCATCGACCTGGGCACGGTCGAGCGGATCGAGGTCTCCTCGGTGGGGGGCAACGACTCGGTCACCGTCGGCGACCTGGGCACGGTCGAGGGCCTGGTGGGGATCTCGGCCGACCTCGGGGAGGGCGACGACCTGCTCGACGCCTCCGGCCTGGTCGCCGCCCTGCCGGTCGTCGGCGGCGGCGGGGACGGCAACGACACGCTCATCGGCGGCCCCGGCAACGACACCCTCGACGGCGGCCCCGGCAACAACCGGCTCGTCCCCAACGCGGGCGAGAACGTCGTCCGCAACGGCAAGACCACCGCCGGGGACTACGACGGCGACGGCATCGCCGACCTCTCGTCGTACCTCTTCGACGAGTTCCTCGGCGCCGGCATCTTCCAGCTCGAGCTGTCGACCGGCGGCCAGCGGGTCGAGCAGTTCTCCGGCCTCTCCGAGAACGACATCCCCATCACCGGGGACTTCGACGGCGACGGCCTGGCCGACCTGGCGGTCGTGCAGCCGTTCGGCAACGACACCCAGCCCGACGCGAGCGTCTGGGCCTACATCCAGTCCAGCGACGACACGCGGGTCGAGATCCCGTTCGGCGCCACCGGGGCCCTCGACCGCCCGGCCCCGGCCGACTACGACGGCGACGCCATCACCGATCTGGCCACCTTCCGGGCCGACAGCGACCTGACGCCGGGCGCCGCCGAGTGGTTCGTCCGCCCGTCGTCGGACGTCAACGCCGGCTTCCGGGTCGTCTTCGGCGCCCCCGGCGGCACCGACCTGCCGGCGATCGCCGACTACGACGCCGACGGCAAGGCCGACATCGCCACCTTCCGGCCGATCCCGACGGCGCAGGACCTGGCCAATGGCGTCCCCCAGGTCGCCCAGACCTTCATCCTGCCCTCGGGCGTCAACCAGCCGCTCTACGCGACCACCGCCGGCGCCCAGCGCTTCCTCTTCGGCGCCCCCGACAACGCCGACCAGCCGGTGCCGGCCGACTACAACGGCGACGGCCGGGACGACATCGGCCTGTTCCGGTCGGTCACCGACCTGCCGACCGGCGACCGCTGGTTCATCCTGCCCTCCTCGGGCGCCTTCCCGGGCGTCGCCAACGGCTTCCCGGTGAATTTCGGCGAGGACGGCGACATCGCCGCCGTCTCCGACTACACCGGGGACGGCGCCCCCGACCTGGCCGTCTACGACACCGACGCCGGGATCTGGACGATCGGCGACACCGACGGCAACACGACCAGCACCCGGACGTTCAACCCGACGGGGCTGCCGGCGGTGCCGGTCCTCTCGCCGCTGTTCTTCCGGCTGTCGTTCACCGGCAACATCCCGGCGGCCTCGACCGCCCTGGCCCGCGCCGAGGCCGACCCCGGCACCGGCTCGGCCTCCCGGGGCTTGTTGGGGCCGCTCGTCGACGAGGTGCTCGACGACCTCGACGACCTGCCCAACCTCGACTGA